From one Lysinibacillus sp. G4S2 genomic stretch:
- a CDS encoding ATP-dependent RecD-like DNA helicase: MAENLDLFELNKLFILGRPIVSIFHNAQNMYSIVRVKIQETNLQYEDKEIIVVGYFPPLQMDEQYRFTGLLRQHPKYGVQFQIETFTKEVPATEQGIIHYLSSDLFVGIGKKTAETIVEKLGANALRLILEDPNALDAVPRLSAEKKEVIHRTIEQNLGLERVMIQLNEWGFGPQLGMKIYQTYRTEAIELLNENPYRLIEDVEGVGFFRADELGAKLGITGNHPDRIKAAILHILNTAALSDGHVYLDAEHVLPLVKDMLEQSQRVEIPFETISKACIELREESKICGEETRLYLPSLYFSEVGIASKILALIERNNKAEHFSKDEIRKAIGETEEVLNVIYAETQANAIEHALNSAVMILTGGPGTGKTTVVRGVVEVYAKLHGLSLNPKEYAQKEEPFPIILCAPTGRAAKRLSESTELPAMTIHRLLGFTGQEKEEETEREVTGKLIIVDEMSMVDTWLAHQLLKSLHEDVQVVFVGDQDQLPPVGPGQVLKDLLASKQIPTVELTEVYRQAEGSTIIELAHQIKRGHITNDLTVKTSDRSFVKASSDQVASVVTQVVKSAVAKGQEIRNIQVLAPMYKGPAGIDNLNKMIQELINPNDTGTRKELIFGDVTYRIKDKVLQLVNQPESNVFNGDMGEVISIIKAKETIEKQDLLVVSFDGIEVTYQRSDLNQLTLAYCCSIHKSQGSEFQTVIMPVVRGYSKMLRRNLLYTGITRAKNFLILCGEPDVLAAGLQRTDDLQRFTSLRARLNPMDVAEEVVEAEDVPLNEDLQNEKSSIDLKLTVETEPYIHPLIGMDGVSPYDYLDK; this comes from the coding sequence ATGGCAGAGAATCTTGATTTATTTGAACTAAATAAATTATTTATACTCGGACGTCCGATTGTCTCTATCTTCCACAATGCGCAAAATATGTATTCAATAGTTCGTGTGAAAATTCAAGAGACCAACTTACAATATGAGGATAAAGAAATAATTGTTGTTGGATATTTTCCACCGTTACAGATGGATGAACAATATCGTTTTACAGGTTTATTGAGACAACATCCAAAATATGGTGTGCAATTTCAAATTGAGACGTTTACAAAAGAAGTGCCGGCAACAGAGCAAGGAATTATTCATTATTTATCGAGTGATTTGTTTGTTGGAATCGGAAAAAAAACGGCTGAAACAATTGTAGAGAAACTAGGAGCAAATGCGTTACGTCTTATTTTAGAGGACCCAAATGCGCTTGATGCTGTACCTCGACTATCAGCTGAAAAAAAAGAGGTTATCCATCGTACGATTGAACAAAACCTAGGCTTAGAACGAGTGATGATTCAACTTAATGAATGGGGTTTCGGACCACAGCTCGGCATGAAAATTTACCAAACATATCGAACAGAGGCGATTGAACTATTAAATGAAAATCCATACCGCCTTATTGAAGATGTAGAGGGTGTTGGGTTCTTTCGTGCTGATGAGTTAGGTGCTAAATTAGGTATTACTGGCAATCATCCAGACCGTATTAAGGCGGCGATTTTACATATTCTAAATACAGCAGCTTTATCGGATGGGCATGTGTATTTAGATGCAGAACATGTTTTGCCACTAGTAAAAGATATGCTTGAGCAAAGTCAACGAGTGGAAATTCCCTTTGAGACCATTTCTAAAGCTTGCATCGAATTGCGTGAGGAAAGTAAAATTTGTGGGGAAGAAACGAGACTATATTTACCATCCCTATATTTCTCAGAAGTAGGAATTGCATCGAAAATATTAGCTTTAATTGAACGTAACAATAAGGCTGAACATTTTAGTAAGGACGAAATACGCAAAGCGATTGGTGAAACAGAAGAAGTGCTAAATGTCATATATGCTGAAACACAAGCGAATGCTATTGAACACGCACTAAACTCAGCCGTTATGATTTTAACGGGCGGCCCTGGTACAGGTAAAACAACTGTTGTTCGGGGTGTAGTAGAGGTGTATGCAAAGCTACATGGGCTATCATTAAACCCGAAGGAATACGCTCAAAAAGAAGAACCATTCCCGATTATTTTATGTGCCCCTACAGGACGTGCTGCCAAGCGTTTATCAGAATCAACAGAACTTCCAGCAATGACGATTCATCGATTACTAGGCTTTACTGGTCAGGAAAAAGAAGAAGAGACTGAGCGTGAGGTTACCGGGAAACTCATTATTGTAGATGAAATGTCGATGGTCGATACTTGGCTCGCGCATCAACTATTAAAATCCTTGCATGAGGATGTGCAAGTTGTATTTGTTGGCGATCAGGATCAGCTCCCTCCAGTAGGTCCAGGGCAAGTATTAAAGGATTTGTTGGCTTCTAAGCAAATTCCTACTGTGGAATTAACGGAGGTTTATCGACAAGCAGAGGGCTCAACAATTATTGAACTTGCTCATCAAATTAAACGTGGTCATATCACGAATGATTTGACTGTAAAAACGTCTGACCGTTCATTTGTTAAAGCCTCCTCAGATCAAGTAGCAAGCGTTGTCACACAGGTTGTGAAAAGTGCGGTTGCGAAAGGTCAAGAAATTCGTAATATCCAAGTGTTAGCACCAATGTACAAAGGTCCAGCAGGAATAGACAATTTAAATAAAATGATTCAGGAGCTTATTAATCCTAACGATACTGGTACTAGAAAAGAGCTCATCTTTGGGGATGTCACCTATCGCATAAAGGATAAAGTTTTGCAGCTTGTCAATCAACCAGAAAGCAATGTTTTTAATGGTGATATGGGTGAGGTAATCAGTATTATCAAGGCAAAGGAAACAATTGAGAAACAAGATTTGCTTGTTGTGTCATTCGATGGTATAGAAGTAACTTACCAGCGTAGTGATCTCAATCAATTGACACTAGCCTATTGTTGCTCTATTCATAAATCCCAGGGCTCTGAGTTCCAAACAGTTATTATGCCAGTTGTCCGAGGATATTCTAAAATGCTGCGTCGTAATTTATTATATACAGGTATTACGCGTGCAAAAAATTTCTTGATTTTATGTGGTGAACCGGATGTACTAGCAGCTGGTTTACAGCGTACGGATGATTTACAGCGCTTTACGTCCTTACGTGCAAGACTCAATCCAATGGATGTTGCAGAGGAAGTTGTAGAAGCAGAAGATGTTCCATTAAACGAAGATTTACAAAATGAAAAATCATCTATTGATTTAAAGCTAACGGTAGAAACAGAACCATATATTCATCCATTGATTGGAATGGATGGCGTCTCACCGTATGATTATTTAGATAAGTGA
- the hisA gene encoding phosphoribosylformimino-5-aminoimidazole carboxamide ribotide isomerase, which produces MEFRPCIDLHDGKVKQIVGSTLGHTDQEVIENFISNYDASYYAKMFAKDQLTGGHVIMLGDGNEEAALAALSAYPQGLQVGGGITTENAKKYIDAGASHVIVTSFIFYDGKLNLDRLKQLVQIIGKQHLVIDLSCRMRDGKWFVVTDKWTKFSDFEVNAESIAYIENFCDELLIHAVDVEGKKGGMQESLVHDLAAWTTIPTTYAGGVRSLDDLMKFKNIASGKLHVTIGSALSIFGGDLPYSDVVNYCKKGGVL; this is translated from the coding sequence TTGGAATTTAGACCTTGTATCGATTTACACGATGGCAAAGTAAAACAAATTGTTGGCAGTACACTCGGTCATACAGATCAAGAAGTCATCGAAAACTTTATTTCAAATTATGACGCTAGTTATTATGCAAAAATGTTTGCCAAAGATCAATTAACAGGTGGTCACGTCATTATGCTAGGTGATGGAAACGAAGAAGCCGCATTAGCAGCACTATCAGCGTACCCTCAAGGTTTGCAGGTTGGTGGTGGCATTACTACTGAAAATGCAAAAAAGTATATTGATGCTGGTGCTTCCCATGTTATTGTCACATCATTTATCTTCTATGATGGCAAGCTTAATTTAGATCGACTAAAGCAATTAGTACAGATTATCGGTAAACAGCATCTTGTCATCGATTTAAGCTGCCGTATGCGCGATGGAAAATGGTTTGTTGTTACTGATAAATGGACAAAGTTTAGTGATTTTGAAGTAAATGCTGAGTCTATTGCGTATATCGAAAATTTCTGTGATGAACTACTTATTCACGCTGTTGATGTAGAAGGTAAAAAAGGTGGTATGCAAGAAAGCTTAGTGCATGATTTAGCCGCTTGGACAACAATTCCAACAACATATGCTGGTGGCGTCCGTTCTCTAGACGACTTAATGAAATTTAAAAATATAGCAAGTGGTAAGCTTCATGTTACAATCGGTAGCGCTCTTTCAATTTTCGGAGGAGACTTACCATATTCAGATGTGGTAAATTATTGCAAAAAAGGCGGGGTATTGTGA
- the hpaB gene encoding 4-hydroxyphenylacetate 3-monooxygenase, oxygenase component, protein MPVITGQQYIDRIDALQSYIYIDGKVVTGKVSEHPAFKGVMQSQARLFDLQNENELLEKMTYVSPTSNKRVGMSYLQVMTVEDLVKRRNAAREWALSTHGLMGRSPDYMNTTLMALASAADFLKDKPNCFPNHLLNFYEYARENDLTMTHTFIEPQVNRNRFYFEDEEETIAAKIVDNTSEGLVIKGARLLATQGGITDELLVLSTNGYDEGKGFGFSIPSNTKGLKFLCRQSFVGGESVFDHPLSSRFEEMDAIVVFDNVVVPWERVFYYGNVEVANSFMNVSGFQTYGLHQVLSRQIAKTEFVLGVVQSIVNTISIGDYQHVQQKVVDIIVTLETMKALLLKSEIEAKKDAFGFIRPDHPTLLAAIQIFPKVYPTFTDIIQLLGASGLMSIPSEKAFTADDGDLEHYLQSSQGGGEERVKKFRLAWDLTMSSFGTRQTLYERFFFGDPVRLATVLYKTYNSEDLVNRIDSFLKNNH, encoded by the coding sequence ATGCCAGTAATTACAGGACAGCAATATATTGACCGTATTGACGCTTTACAATCGTATATTTATATTGATGGGAAAGTTGTCACAGGGAAAGTTTCGGAACATCCAGCGTTTAAGGGAGTGATGCAGAGTCAAGCAAGGCTTTTTGATTTACAAAATGAAAACGAATTGCTTGAGAAGATGACATATGTGTCACCGACAAGCAATAAGCGCGTAGGTATGTCTTACCTTCAAGTGATGACAGTAGAGGATCTTGTGAAAAGACGTAATGCAGCACGGGAATGGGCATTATCCACTCATGGCTTAATGGGTAGAAGTCCTGATTACATGAATACGACACTAATGGCACTAGCATCAGCGGCTGATTTTTTAAAAGATAAGCCAAATTGTTTTCCTAATCATTTATTGAATTTTTATGAGTATGCACGAGAGAATGATTTGACAATGACACATACATTTATAGAGCCACAAGTAAATCGCAACCGATTTTACTTTGAGGATGAAGAAGAGACAATTGCTGCTAAAATTGTAGATAATACAAGCGAAGGATTAGTAATTAAAGGTGCAAGACTTTTAGCGACGCAGGGAGGAATTACAGATGAACTCCTTGTGTTATCAACGAATGGCTATGATGAAGGAAAAGGCTTTGGTTTCTCGATACCAAGTAATACGAAAGGTTTAAAGTTTTTATGTAGACAATCATTTGTTGGAGGGGAATCAGTTTTTGACCATCCATTAAGTAGTCGTTTCGAGGAAATGGATGCAATCGTTGTATTTGATAATGTTGTTGTACCGTGGGAACGCGTTTTTTATTATGGGAATGTGGAAGTTGCCAATAGCTTTATGAACGTAAGTGGATTTCAAACATATGGTTTGCACCAAGTTCTTTCACGTCAAATTGCCAAAACAGAATTTGTCTTAGGTGTTGTACAGTCAATTGTTAATACAATCAGTATCGGCGACTACCAACATGTGCAGCAAAAAGTTGTTGATATTATTGTGACACTAGAAACGATGAAGGCTTTACTGTTAAAGTCTGAGATTGAGGCAAAAAAAGATGCTTTTGGCTTTATCAGGCCTGATCATCCGACATTACTTGCAGCTATTCAGATTTTCCCTAAGGTATATCCGACTTTTACAGACATTATCCAGTTACTTGGGGCAAGTGGATTAATGTCTATCCCAAGTGAAAAAGCATTCACAGCAGATGACGGTGACCTTGAGCATTATTTACAGTCGTCTCAGGGTGGCGGAGAGGAGCGCGTCAAAAAATTCCGCTTAGCTTGGGATTTAACGATGAGTAGCTTTGGTACTAGACAAACACTGTATGAGCGCTTTTTCTTTGGTGACCCAGTTCGTTTAGCAACTGTACTTTATAAAACTTATAATAGTGAAGATTTAGTTAATAGAATAGACAGCTTTTTAAAAAATAATCATTAA
- a CDS encoding Rrf2 family transcriptional regulator yields MKISTKGRYGLTIMIELAKHYGEGPIPLRKIAAEKELSEAYLEQLVSPLRNSGLVKSVRGAYGGYMLANPPSEISAANVISVLEGPIQPVEGIENEEAPQRELWLRIRDAVKNVLDTTTIEDLAQYTEENVAEGYMFYI; encoded by the coding sequence ATGAAAATTTCTACAAAGGGCCGTTATGGGCTAACGATTATGATTGAACTAGCAAAGCATTATGGAGAAGGACCTATTCCACTACGCAAAATTGCTGCTGAAAAGGAGCTTTCTGAAGCATACTTAGAGCAATTGGTTTCACCACTACGTAATTCAGGCTTAGTGAAAAGTGTTCGCGGTGCATATGGTGGGTATATGCTAGCGAATCCACCAAGTGAAATTTCGGCGGCTAATGTTATTAGTGTGTTAGAGGGGCCAATTCAACCAGTTGAAGGAATTGAAAATGAAGAAGCACCTCAGCGAGAGTTGTGGCTCCGCATTCGCGATGCTGTGAAAAATGTATTAGATACAACGACAATTGAGGATCTAGCACAATATACTGAGGAAAATGTAGCGGAAGGTTATATGTTCTACATTTAA
- a CDS encoding tetratricopeptide repeat protein, whose product MNFNEQGIQAFQEKRYEDAAQLFTQAIEAEPENAIGYVNFGNLLAVLEDIERAERFFQKAITVDETAATAYYGLANLYYNAERYAEAVKLYEQALKYNIEGADVYYMMGKCFERMENPKLALPYLQRASELAPEDTQIRLAYAIVLCALEMFEEGKKELDYLIEQDWNNADAHYNLGVLYAVSTEQTEDAMYHLKQAFTLQPDYDQARYIYDMIAQRFN is encoded by the coding sequence ATGAATTTTAACGAGCAGGGTATTCAAGCATTTCAAGAAAAGCGCTATGAGGATGCCGCACAACTTTTTACACAAGCAATTGAAGCAGAGCCTGAAAATGCAATTGGGTATGTGAATTTTGGAAATCTCTTAGCGGTGTTGGAGGATATTGAACGTGCAGAGCGTTTCTTTCAAAAAGCAATTACTGTTGATGAAACAGCAGCAACTGCTTATTATGGCTTAGCAAATTTATATTATAATGCGGAACGATATGCAGAAGCAGTAAAGCTTTATGAGCAAGCGCTAAAGTATAACATTGAGGGCGCAGATGTATATTATATGATGGGCAAATGCTTTGAGCGAATGGAAAATCCGAAGCTTGCACTGCCATATTTACAACGAGCTTCAGAGCTTGCCCCTGAAGACACACAAATTCGTCTAGCATATGCAATTGTACTATGTGCGCTAGAAATGTTTGAAGAAGGTAAGAAAGAATTAGACTATTTAATCGAACAGGATTGGAATAACGCAGATGCACATTATAATTTAGGTGTACTTTATGCGGTGTCCACTGAACAAACAGAAGATGCTATGTACCACCTGAAACAAGCCTTTACATTACAGCCAGACTACGACCAAGCACGTTATATTTACGATATGATTGCACAGCGATTTAACTAA
- a CDS encoding GTP pyrophosphokinase family protein, translating to MKNELEVNTLKKLKSDITRFFLAYKFALQEIETKINILQEEFKLIHEYNPIEHISTRVKSPKSILSKIRKKNLETSVEVIRENIRDIAGVRITCSFVEDIYKVSAMLQAQNDIEVVDVKDYIKSPKENGYQSLHLIIKIPIFMSDRVESVYTEIQIRTIAMDFWASLEHKIYYKYNQEVPEHIRLELKEAAIQAAELDRKMERLNEEINILKAEEEETSLDAMPIAYLAQYISQLPFYSSDDDQD from the coding sequence ATGAAAAATGAACTCGAAGTAAACACTTTAAAAAAACTAAAATCAGACATAACACGTTTCTTTTTAGCCTATAAATTTGCCTTGCAAGAAATTGAAACGAAAATAAATATTTTACAAGAAGAATTTAAGTTAATACATGAATATAACCCGATAGAGCATATATCAACTCGAGTAAAGTCACCAAAAAGTATATTATCGAAAATCCGAAAAAAGAACCTCGAGACATCTGTCGAAGTGATTCGTGAAAACATTCGTGATATTGCGGGCGTGCGAATCACATGCTCCTTTGTAGAGGATATTTATAAAGTAAGTGCAATGCTACAGGCGCAAAATGATATTGAAGTTGTGGATGTAAAGGATTATATTAAATCCCCTAAGGAGAATGGCTATCAAAGCTTGCATCTTATTATAAAAATCCCAATTTTTATGTCCGATCGTGTGGAAAGTGTTTATACAGAAATTCAAATCCGTACAATTGCAATGGACTTCTGGGCTAGCCTTGAGCATAAGATCTATTACAAATACAATCAGGAAGTACCTGAACATATACGTTTGGAATTGAAGGAAGCTGCCATTCAAGCAGCTGAACTGGATCGAAAAATGGAACGACTTAATGAAGAAATAAATATTTTAAAAGCGGAAGAAGAAGAGACGTCATTAGATGCAATGCCTATTGCTTATTTAGCACAATATATCTCTCAATTACCATTTTATTCTTCCGATGATGATCAAGACTAA
- a CDS encoding polysaccharide deacetylase family protein, giving the protein MIEVKDNKNFYEVNKVKRLLLLLLFMMVLPFAEKAYAKNTVIQVNEEAAVFDNRSGSLVQVGTLSAGQTFEVTKDYGANWWQIRWGGYYGYVDKRYTTVVPVTTYKNTVPTVAKIKDYIVTTNVAPIYDNTGNELVQFATLSEGVSFPIYNRMGNWYGIAVNGRLGFVHSNFVVEEKSQGTTNTTKPIEKPTPTPPPPNKQNGYIEALENVTLYDFRREKPMAIATLMKGQQLEIVDALDPTYVKVRWGKTYLYAEKSMVKFINTPAYKNTGKDNAMINEYFIPISANSELYDHSSKTLQPFAKLDTNHRYPILRKEGSWYVTVLGGREGYIHSSKVALDRGVPVMMYHHFLKEDELGRFKNVSTTMTDVQFTNEMQYLKSKNYETVSADELLRFMRDEITLPAYSIVLTFDDGLLSTREYAYPVLKENGFKATQFLITYRNENSKDEQLFNYHDLQSLSRQDMANMQDVFTYGSHTYNLHDLVGNKGKMLLIPYHEVVEDLKRSVTMIPKANAFAYPFGQYNANIINAVKEVGFTMAFSTALGYNKPYDDVYQIKRLSSNQKTTFEQFQKMVLPYAQ; this is encoded by the coding sequence ATGATTGAAGTAAAAGATAATAAAAATTTTTATGAGGTGAATAAAGTGAAACGCTTATTATTATTGCTTCTATTCATGATGGTATTACCTTTTGCAGAAAAAGCATATGCAAAAAATACTGTCATCCAAGTGAATGAGGAAGCAGCTGTCTTTGATAATCGTTCAGGCTCACTAGTACAGGTGGGGACATTATCAGCAGGGCAAACTTTTGAAGTAACAAAAGATTACGGAGCGAATTGGTGGCAAATTCGTTGGGGTGGTTATTACGGTTATGTTGATAAACGCTACACAACGGTTGTACCAGTAACAACTTATAAAAATACAGTCCCAACTGTTGCAAAGATAAAGGATTATATTGTCACAACAAATGTTGCGCCAATTTACGATAATACAGGCAACGAGCTAGTGCAATTTGCAACTTTGTCAGAAGGAGTTAGTTTTCCTATTTATAATAGAATGGGGAATTGGTACGGAATTGCTGTGAACGGACGATTAGGATTTGTACATAGTAATTTTGTTGTGGAAGAAAAAAGTCAGGGTACAACAAATACTACAAAGCCTATCGAAAAACCAACTCCAACTCCGCCGCCACCTAATAAGCAAAATGGTTACATCGAGGCATTAGAAAATGTAACTCTTTATGATTTCCGTCGCGAAAAACCAATGGCTATTGCTACGTTAATGAAAGGCCAACAGCTAGAGATTGTAGATGCATTGGATCCAACATATGTAAAAGTTCGTTGGGGGAAAACATATCTTTATGCAGAAAAATCAATGGTGAAATTTATAAATACTCCTGCCTATAAAAATACAGGCAAGGACAATGCCATGATAAATGAATATTTCATCCCTATTTCTGCAAACAGTGAACTTTATGACCATTCATCAAAAACGTTGCAGCCATTTGCTAAGCTAGATACAAATCATCGTTATCCAATTTTACGGAAAGAAGGTAGTTGGTACGTAACGGTACTTGGTGGCCGTGAAGGATATATCCATAGCTCTAAAGTAGCGCTCGATCGCGGTGTTCCAGTTATGATGTATCATCATTTTCTGAAAGAGGATGAACTTGGACGTTTTAAAAATGTAAGTACTACGATGACAGATGTTCAATTTACGAATGAAATGCAGTATTTAAAAAGTAAGAACTACGAAACGGTTAGTGCAGACGAATTATTACGTTTCATGCGCGATGAAATTACATTGCCTGCTTATTCAATTGTTTTGACTTTTGATGATGGTCTATTATCGACACGTGAATATGCATATCCGGTGCTCAAAGAAAATGGCTTTAAAGCTACGCAGTTTTTAATTACGTACCGTAATGAAAATTCGAAAGATGAACAATTATTTAATTATCATGATTTACAGTCACTTTCACGTCAAGATATGGCAAATATGCAAGACGTCTTTACGTATGGATCACACACTTACAATTTACACGACTTGGTAGGGAATAAAGGCAAAATGCTTCTAATCCCATATCATGAGGTTGTTGAGGATTTAAAGCGTAGTGTAACAATGATTCCAAAGGCAAATGCTTTTGCTTATCCGTTTGGGCAATATAATGCTAACATCATTAATGCGGTAAAGGAAGTGGGATTCACAATGGCGTTTTCAACGGCGCTTGGCTATAATAAACCGTACGATGATGTGTATCAAATTAAACGCTTGTCCAGTAATCAAAAAACAACATTTGAACAATTCCAAAAGATGGTTCTACCATATGCGCAGTAA
- a CDS encoding cysteine desulfurase family protein produces the protein MNSYIYLDHAASSPMNDQVIEAMTTAMQKVYGNASSIHGAGREARKYLDNAREELAKSIGAQPGEIIITSGGTEADNTAIFGTVYARAAEGKHIITTQIEHHAVLHTCEKLERDGFDVTYLPVDEKGHVSVEDVRNALREDTILVTIMYGNNEVGTIQPIAEIGELLREHTAVFHTDAVQAYGLETINVADLHVDLLSVSAHKINGPKGIGFLYQKAGTPFTSYALGGAHEKKRRAGTENVPAVIGFATAVRIANELRDEKRALYNRFKQIMLDVFTQEKLAFHVNGDLENTLPHVLNVSFSSMEVESFLVNLDMAGICVSSGSACTAGSIDPSHVLVAMFGQGTEELRNSIRFSFGQGLTEADVQRAAEKTAGIVKRLAKK, from the coding sequence ATGAATTCATATATTTATCTCGATCATGCAGCGTCTTCACCAATGAATGACCAAGTAATAGAAGCTATGACTACAGCAATGCAAAAGGTTTATGGAAATGCTTCAAGTATTCATGGGGCAGGTCGAGAGGCGCGCAAATATTTAGATAATGCACGTGAAGAATTAGCTAAATCAATTGGTGCTCAACCTGGGGAAATTATTATAACAAGTGGCGGAACCGAGGCGGATAATACGGCTATTTTTGGCACTGTTTATGCACGTGCTGCTGAAGGAAAGCACATAATTACCACACAAATTGAACATCACGCAGTATTACATACGTGTGAAAAGCTTGAACGAGATGGCTTTGATGTGACATATTTGCCAGTTGATGAAAAAGGGCATGTATCTGTAGAAGATGTGCGAAATGCATTACGTGAGGATACAATTTTAGTAACGATTATGTACGGCAATAATGAAGTTGGTACGATTCAACCGATTGCTGAAATAGGTGAATTGTTACGTGAACATACAGCTGTTTTTCATACGGATGCTGTTCAGGCATATGGCTTAGAGACAATTAATGTTGCTGATTTACATGTTGATTTACTAAGTGTTTCCGCACATAAAATTAATGGTCCTAAGGGGATTGGCTTCCTTTACCAAAAAGCTGGAACACCATTCACTAGTTATGCATTAGGTGGAGCGCATGAGAAAAAGCGCCGTGCAGGTACTGAAAATGTACCTGCAGTGATTGGCTTTGCTACTGCGGTGCGAATTGCAAATGAGTTGCGCGATGAGAAGCGTGCGCTATACAATCGCTTTAAGCAAATTATGCTTGATGTTTTCACGCAGGAAAAGCTGGCATTTCATGTAAATGGTGATTTAGAAAATACGCTTCCACACGTTTTAAATGTAAGTTTTTCTAGTATGGAAGTAGAGTCATTTCTAGTGAATCTTGATATGGCGGGTATTTGCGTATCGAGTGGTTCGGCGTGCACTGCTGGCTCCATTGATCCATCACATGTTTTAGTTGCGATGTTTGGACAAGGGACAGAGGAATTACGTAACTCGATCCGCTTTAGCTTCGGTCAAGGTTTAACAGAAGCTGACGTACAACGTGCTGCTGAAAAAACAGCTGGGATTGTGAAAAGATTAGCGAAAAAGTAG
- the mnmA gene encoding tRNA 2-thiouridine(34) synthase MnmA has protein sequence MKETRDPSQIRVVVGMSGGVDSSVAAYLLKQQGYEVIGIFMKNWDDTDENGVCTATEDYDDVIKVCNQIGIPYYAVNFEKQYWDKVFTYFLEEYKAGRTPNPDVMCNKEIKFKAFLEHAMDLGADYLATGHYARIDRSGEGEVKMLRGIDENKDQTYFLNQLSQEQLAHVMFPIGHIEKKEVRKIAEEAGLATAKKKDSTGICFIGERNFKEFLSQYLPAQPGKMETMDGVVMGQHDGLMYYTLGQRHGLGIGGDGEPWFVLGKDLERNVLLVGQGFHHESLYSTSLTAVKMNYTSTKKLPGKFSCTAKFRYRQTDTPVEVEILEDGRTHITFAEPVRAITPGQAVVLYDGEECLGGGTIDEVFKNNEKLTYVG, from the coding sequence ATGAAAGAAACACGTGATCCCTCACAAATTCGTGTTGTTGTCGGCATGTCGGGTGGGGTAGATTCTTCGGTTGCTGCATATTTACTAAAACAACAAGGATATGAAGTAATCGGGATATTTATGAAAAACTGGGATGATACAGACGAAAATGGCGTTTGTACAGCTACAGAAGACTATGATGATGTTATTAAAGTGTGTAATCAAATCGGAATTCCTTACTATGCAGTGAATTTTGAAAAGCAATATTGGGATAAGGTTTTCACATACTTTTTAGAAGAATATAAAGCAGGGCGTACGCCAAATCCTGATGTTATGTGTAATAAGGAAATCAAGTTTAAAGCATTTTTAGAACATGCAATGGATCTTGGCGCTGATTATTTAGCGACAGGTCACTATGCTCGAATCGATCGTAGTGGTGAAGGCGAAGTAAAAATGCTTCGTGGAATAGATGAAAATAAAGATCAAACGTATTTCTTAAACCAATTATCACAGGAGCAATTAGCTCATGTAATGTTCCCAATTGGACATATTGAGAAAAAGGAAGTCCGTAAAATTGCGGAGGAAGCTGGATTAGCTACAGCTAAGAAAAAGGATTCAACAGGTATTTGTTTTATAGGGGAACGTAATTTCAAAGAATTCCTAAGTCAATATTTACCGGCTCAACCTGGTAAGATGGAGACGATGGATGGTGTTGTAATGGGCCAGCATGATGGATTAATGTACTATACACTTGGTCAACGTCATGGCCTTGGAATTGGTGGTGACGGTGAGCCGTGGTTCGTGCTAGGGAAAGATTTGGAACGCAATGTGTTACTTGTTGGACAAGGCTTCCATCATGAGTCATTATATTCTACTTCATTGACTGCTGTGAAAATGAACTATACTTCGACAAAAAAATTGCCCGGGAAATTTTCATGCACAGCAAAATTCCGTTATCGTCAAACAGATACACCTGTAGAAGTAGAGATTTTAGAAGATGGACGTACACATATTACGTTTGCTGAACCAGTACGTGCAATCACACCTGGACAAGCTGTTGTATTATATGATGGTGAAGAATGTTTAGGTGGCGGTACAATCGATGAAGTCTTTAAAAATAATGAAAAACTAACATATGTAGGATAA